A genomic stretch from Deinococcus multiflagellatus includes:
- a CDS encoding VOC family protein yields the protein MSARLDHLVVAARTLDEGRAWLEGRLRVPMQPGGEHPQFGTHNLLLSLGPDAYLEVIAVNPQAPAPGRPRWFALDTPAMQERLSHGPALIHWVAAVPARPVGGDVLALSRGEHRWTLTVPEDGGLPGGGVVPSQIHWETPPPPTRLPDVGVRLAHLQLGTPDPDALRGHLRALAFAGEVEVYEAPQPELRAVLHTPRGPVEL from the coding sequence ATGAGCGCCCGCCTGGATCACCTCGTGGTGGCGGCGCGCACCCTGGACGAGGGCCGCGCGTGGCTGGAAGGCCGGTTGCGGGTGCCCATGCAGCCCGGCGGCGAACACCCGCAGTTTGGCACCCACAACCTCCTGCTGTCGCTGGGCCCGGACGCCTACTTAGAGGTGATTGCCGTAAACCCGCAGGCCCCGGCCCCCGGGCGCCCGCGCTGGTTTGCCCTGGATACCCCAGCGATGCAGGAACGGCTGTCACACGGCCCGGCCCTGATTCACTGGGTGGCGGCCGTTCCGGCGCGGCCCGTGGGCGGGGACGTGCTGGCCCTGTCGCGCGGCGAGCACCGCTGGACCCTGACCGTGCCTGAAGACGGCGGGCTGCCGGGCGGCGGCGTGGTGCCCTCTCAGATTCACTGGGAGACCCCGCCGCCCCCCACCCGCCTGCCGGATGTGGGGGTGCGCCTCGCCCACCTGCAGCTGGGCACCCCCGACCCGGACGCGCTGCGCGGGCACCTGCGGGCCCTGGCCTTTGCCGGCGAAGTGGAGGTCTACGAGGCCCCCCAGCCTGAACTGCGCGCGGTACTGCACACGCCGCGCGGGCCTGTAGAGCTGTAG